Genomic segment of Synechococcus sp. A15-28:
GAATTGATGGAGCTCCAGCATGGCCAATGGATCCATGGGCCCGGCAGAGTAGCCAGCAGATTCCAACCGCCGCTAGCCCATGCGGGAGTTCTTTCTCAACGTCACCCGCTACCCCCGCTATCTGGTGGCCTTCACCCTCGGGGTGATGAATTCCGTCGCTGAGCCCCTGGCCCAGCGACGCAGCAATCCCGTGACCGCCGTGGCCTTGATCGGAGCGCTGATCAGCGGATTCATCAGCCTGAGCCTGGTGTTGCGTGCCATGGTGACCTCAGCACCGATGGCGTGATGGCACAGGGTCGTCGAGTCGAGCGGGTCGCGGCCCTGATCCGCAAGGAAACCAGTGAACTGCTGATCAATGGCATCCGCGATGAACGGGTGCACCAAGGGATGGTGAGCATCACCGACGTGGAAGTCTCTGGGGATCTGCAGCACTGCAAGATCTTCGTAAGCATTTTTGGTGATCAGGCCAGCCAGCCGCAGGTGATGGAGGGGTTGCAGGCCGCCAGCGGTTACCTGCGCGGTGAACTCGGCAGGAGGCTGCAGATGCGCCGCGCGCCGGAAGTGGTGTTCCAGCTGGACCGCGGCATCGAGAAGGGCACCTCCGTACTGGGTCTGCTCAACAAGCTCGAGGATGAGCGCAAGGAGCGAGGGGAGATTCCGGCGGGAAGCGATGAGCTGCCGTCCGAGTGATCCGCTGCAGCGGCAGGTGGCCGAACTGCTGGTGGTGCGCGCCAGCGGCCACCTCGATGATCAGCAACGCCGCTACCCCCAGTGGGAGCTCAGCAACCGCGAACTGCAGCGGCTGTTGAACAGCGGAGTGGGCGGGGTGATCCTGCTGGGCGGCAGCGCCATGGAACTGCAGCAGCGCACCCGCCAGCTGCAGGGCTGGAGCGATCAGCCCCTGCTGCTGTGTGCCGATGTGGAGGAGGGCGTCGGTCAACGCTTTGAAGGGGCGAGCTGGCTGGTGCCCCCCCTGGCTCTGGGGCGACTGCATCAGAACGATCCGGAACAGGCCATCGCCCTGGCGGAGAGTTACGGCCACTGCACCGCAGACCAGGCCAGGCTCTGCGGCTTGAACTGGGTGCTGGGCCCGGTCTGCGACGTCAACAACAATCCGGCCAACCCGGTGATCAACGTGCGGGCATGGGGTGAAGACCCCACAACCGCTGGCGCTCTGGCCGCTGCTTTTCAACGGGGTCTGAGCCGTGGCGGCGTGTTGGGCTGCGCCAAGCACTTCCCGGGCCATGGCGACACCTCCAGCGATTCCCACCTGGACCTGCCGGTGCTGCCCCACAGCCGTGAACGGCTGGAGCAGCTGGAGTTCCCGCCCTTCCGTGCCGCCATCGCCGCCGGGGTCGACAGCGTGATGACCGCCCATCTGCTGCTGCCGCAGCTGGATCCCGAGCAGCCCGCCACCCTGTCGAGCGTCGTGCTCACCGACCTGCTGCGCGGCACGTTGGGCTTCAACGGATTGGTGGTGACGGATGCTCTGGTGATGGAGGCGATCACCGCGCGCCATGGCCCCGCGGAGGCTGCGGTGCTGGCCTTTGAAGCCGGCGCGGATCTCATCCTCATGCCCGCCGATGCCGATGCCGCCATCTCCGGCATCAGCCAGGCCATTGCCCAGGGACGGATCCCGATCCAACGGCTGCATCAGGCTCTGAAACGTCGTCGTGAAGCGCTGGCGAAGGTGCAGCCGCCAGCCCCGGCACTCCCCATACCCACCCCTGAGGAACGGCAGCTGGAGCAGCATTTGGTGGCCGCCAGCCTGGAACAGTCAGGTCCTGCCACCATCCCTGCCGCCGCAGGCATCAACCTCATCCGGGTCGATGCGGCCTGGCCCTGCCCCGCGCTCAACGGTTCAGCCCCGGCCCTGCGCTTACCAGAACAGCAGGGATACCGCAGCGTGGTGGTGCATGGCCTGGGGGTCTCCCCCTGGCAGGACGACCCCGACGCCCCCTTGGCCCTGGAGCGCTTGGGCGATGGCCCGATCGTGCTGCAGCTGTTTTTGCGGGGAAATCCCTTCCGCGGGGAACGCGACCGGCAGGAGCCCTGGTGCGCGGCCGTGCAACAGCTGCAACGGCTGGATCGGCTGGCCGGCTTGATCGTCTATGGCAGTCCCTACCTCTGGGAGGCGCTCCGCTCGATGCTGCACCCCTCGATCCCGGCTGGATTCAGCCCGGGGCAGATGCCGGAAGCGCAGCGCCAACTGCTCAGCCGTCTGCTGCAATCCCAGGCTAAACGCCCTGCGAGCCGCGACTTCACCGACTGAGCGGCCTAACCTCCCGCCAACCCGAGCCGCCGGCGATGCTCAGCTTCTCCATGATCGTGCGCAACGAGGAGGCGCGGCTGGCGGATTGCCTGGCCTCTGTGCGGGAGCTTGCGGACGAGATGGTTGTGGTGGATACCGGCTCCACCGACGCCACCATCGCCGTGGCCGAAGCGGCCGGTGCTCGCGTGGAACAGGTTGAATGGCCAGGCGATTTCGCCCCCGCCCGCAACACAGCCCTCACCTTTCTCAACGGGGACTGGGTGCTGGTGCTGGATGCCGATGAACAGCTGCGACCGGAGGTGATCCCCAGCCTCAAGGCCTTGATGGCCCAGCCCGATGTGCTGGTGATCAATCTGCTGCGTTACGAGGTGGGGGCCGCCATGGCGCCCTACTCCAGTGTCAGCCGTCTGTTCCGCCGCCATCCCGCCATCCGCTGGAGCCGGCCGTATCACTCGATGATCGACGACAGCGTCGGCGAGCTGCTGGCCAGCGAACCCCAATGGCGCATCGCCGACTGCAGCGAACCAGCCATCCTTCACGACGGCTACCGGCCGGAACTGCTGGCCGGCACCGACAAAGCCGAGCGCTTGCGCCAGGCCATGCAGAGCGAATTGGACACCCGGCCTGGTGATCCCTACGCCAGCGCCAAGCTCGGTGGACTGATGATCAGCGAAGGACAGCACGACCAGGCCATCCCGCTGCTGCGCCGCGGCCTGGATCAAGCCACAGGCGACAGCGCGGAACGGTACGAGTTGCTGCTGCACCTGGGTCTGGCCCTCACTCCCAGAGATCCGAGCGGTGCCGTGGCCTGTTATCGCCAGGCTCTGGACATTCCCCTCGATGCCCGGATCAGCCTCGGGGCACGCCTCAACCTGGCGGCCCGGCTGATGGAGCAAGGCGAGCTCGATGAAGCCATCGCTCTCACCCAGACCGCCACCCAGCGGGCCCCGGAAGTGGCCCTCGGTTGGTACAACCTCGGCCTGATGCTGCGCCGCCGCGGCGACATCGCAGCGGCCCTTGAGGCCTACAGCCGCGCTGTGGAGCTCGACCCCGATAACGCGGCCTGCCATCAGAACCGCGCCGTCGCGCTGCTGCTGGGGGGTGACATCGAAGGGGCGCGCGCCGCCTTCCGCACCGCGATCACCCTGCTGGAGACCCAGGGGCGACCCGTCGATGCCCAGGCCCTGCGCAGCAAGGCCCAGGGCATCGTCAAGCTGGACATGGAGCCCATCGCTTGAGCCAGCCGCTGCAGAACTGCACGGTGGTGGTGACCCGCGCCGCCGACCAACAGGGAGAAGCCAGGCGCCTGCTGCAAGCCCAGGGTGCGCAGGTGCTCGACCTCCCCGCTCTGGTGATCGGCCCCCCGGACGACTGGCGCCCCCTGGACGATGCCCTGGCGGAGCTGGAGGAGTTTCACTGGCTGGTGGTATCCAGCGCCAATGGGGTGCAGGCGGTGGAACAGCGCTTGCAACGCCAGGGGGGCAGCCTGTTGCGGCGACCGGCCAACCTGCGCATCGCCGCCGTTGGTCGCAAAACCGCCAGAGCCCTTGACGATCTCGGCGCAGAGGCGGATTTCGTGCCGCCAAGCTTCGTGGCCGACAGCCTGATCGAACACTTTCCCGTGTCCGGCTATGGCCTGCGGATGCTCCTGCCGAGGGTGCAAAGCGGTGGCAGAACCGTGCTGGCGGAGGCCTTCGGGGAAGCGGGGGTGAGGGTGGTTGAAGTGGCGGCCTATGAGTCCCGCTGCCCCGACGCCATGCCGGATGGCACCGCCGATGCCCTGGCGGCTGGAACCGTGGACGCGCTGCTGTTCAGCAGCGGCAAGACGGCCGCCCACACGGCACAACTGCTGCTGCAGCGCTTCGGGCCAGGCTGGGAAGAGCGGCTGGCCTCGTCGAAGATCGTGTCCATCGGCCCCCAGACCAGCCAGAGCTGCCGCCAGTCGTTCGGTCGCGTCGATGGGGAAGCCGATCCCCATGACCTGGAGGGGCTGGTGGACGCCTGCTGCCGGCTACTGAGGTGAACGGCATCAGCCGAGGCAGACGGCCTCCTGCGGTTCGCCATCCTGTGCCAGCTGCAGGCAGCCCCGCTGCACATCAATGTCCAGCACCGACCAGGTCTCCGGCAGCACCCGCAGATCATCCGCTGCACATCGGCCATCGATGCCGATGCAGAGCACGGCACTGCCGGAGGCGGACTGAACCAGAGCGCGGCGCTGTTGACCCACCAGCATCACGCCGGTCAGCGTCAGCCCGGAGTTTGTTGAAGCGGTTGCAGCGTCAGACAACCCTGGCAAAGGTTGGAAGGGATCCGGCCGGCCGGCCGGTGCCGCTTCACGGACCTGCTGCACCGATGGCAAGGGGATCAGACCCAGATCCGGGGGCGCCGTCGCGATCGGTGCGGGAGGCTCCATCTCAGGGGTTGCCGCTGGAGCCGGGGCGGTGCTGGACGTCGGAGGTTCAGACCCACCGAAGGCGGCCAGGGCCAGTACAGCAGCCAGCAGGCCTGCCTCAGCTCCCCTTTTCCACCAGATCCCGGAAACGATCAAGGTTGGCCTGCAGCTCCTTCGTCACAATCCCCCCCAGGATGCTGGGCTCCATCAACGGTGCCAAGACCATCGGCAATTCGTAGCTGACGCTGAGCTTCACCACGGTGCGATCACCGGGCTCGGGATAGAAGCGAACTGCACCTTTGGTGGGAAGTCCGCCAACAGATTCCCAGTGCAGCTGCTGCGCCTCCACCCGCTGCGTGATCCGCGCTTTCCAGTGGAAGCGAAATCCCTGGGCCGCCAGGGTCCAGTCGGTGAGATCCGGATCCTCGAGGGTCTTCACCGATTCGATCCAGCGCATCCACTTGGGCATGGCCTCGAGATCGCTCCACACGGCCCAGACCCGATCCACAGGGGCCTGAACATCCGTGGTGACGGAGTGGTCGAGCCAGCGTCCCATCAAGCCACAGCTGCGTTGGTGGCGAGCCTAACTGGCTGATCCAGGATGGCGGCTGCCGCCAGATGGCCACTCATCGTGGCGCCTTCCATCGAATCGATGTAGTCCTGGCGGGTGTAACTGCCAGCCAGGAAGAAGTTCTGAATCGGCGTGCGCTGATCAGGGCGGTAGGGCTCCATGCCCGGAGCCTCGCGGTAGAGCGACTGCGCCAGCTTCACCACGTTGCTCCAGGTGAGCTTGAGATCGCGAGCAGAAGGGAACAAGGCACGCACCTGGCGATCGGTGTGGGCCACGATCTCGTCCACGGATTTGGGAATCCAGGGATCACCGGGGGTCAGCACACACTGCAGCAGGGACCCCTCTCCCTCCTTGCGGTAATCCTCCGGACTGGCCAGGGCCAGATCCGCAAAGCAGCTGAAATCCGCATCAGCGGTATACAGCAGATTGTTCAGACCGGTTGGCGTCGCCACATCCCGGCGCTGGGCGTCCTGCGATTCACCCAGTTCCGTCACCCAGCCGTCGTAACGAAGCTGCACCGTGGCCACGGGAACCGCCTCCAGTTGATGGATGGCATCGAACTGGGGGAAGCGACGCCAGTCGTCCGGCAACAGCTTCTGGATCCCGGGCACATCGCAGGCGGCGAGATAGGCGTCAGCCTCCACACGGATGTCTCCCTCCGGTGTGCCCAGCTGCAGAGCGGTCACCTCGGGGGTGTCGCCATCGCTGTACTCCACCTGCTTCACCCGGTGGCGCAGATGCAAGGTGCCGCCGCGCTGCTGGATGTAATCGAGGATCGGACCGGTGAGCCAACGGTGCGGCGATCCCTTGAGCAAATTGAGTTTGGAGGCTTCGGTCTTGGACGCAAACATCATGAAGATGGTGAGCATGCAGCGGGCCGAAATCGCCTCGCAATCGATGAACCCCAGCGCATAGGCGATCGGGTTCCACATGCGACGGATGCTTTCCGGGCTCCCGCCGTGGCCCACGAACCAATCCTGGAAGCTGACGGAATCCAACGCACGGATGGTGCGCATCGCCCCCTCGTAATCCACCAGGCCCCGCACGATCGGGCTCGTCCCCAGGGCCAGGGCATTGCGCAGCTTGTCGATCCAGCTGAGCTGTGGCGTGGTGAAGAACGCCTTGAGGCCGTTGAAGGGAGCCCCGATCGGGAAGCGGAAATCCAGTTCCCGCAGGTCACCACCCTCGTTCACGAACAGGTGGGTGTGCTGCTTGGGCAGCAGGTTTTCAAAGGCGCCCACCTTCCGCATCAAGGCGAAGAGATTGGCGTAATTGAAAAAGAACACATGCAACCCCATTTCGATGTGGTTGCCGCCGTCATCAACCCAACTGCCCACCTTGCCGCCCATGAACGGGCGAGCCTCATAGAGATTCACCTTATGCCCGGCATCCACCAGGTCCACCGCAGCGGAGAGGCCCGCGAGACCGGAACCGACAATCGCGACCCGCACCTTGTGGTGTGCAACTGATGGCGACTCTATGTATCAGGCTCCATAAAGTGAGGACATGAGCCTGCGTCATCAATGACCTCAACCACCAGCCCAGCGCCGGCCCACACCGCCAAGGACGGCAAGGGCATCCTGATCACGGAACCCGCCATGCAGCAGCTGGCCAAGCTCTGTCGTGAGCAGGGCGATCAACAGGTGCTGCGGGTGGGGGTCCGCTCCGGGGGCTGCAGCGGCATGAGCTACACGATGGACTTCGTGCCGGCCTCCGACACCCTCGAAGACGACGAGACCTACGACTACGTCGCCGCCAACGGCCAGGGCTTCCGCGTGATCTGCGACCCCAAGAGCCTGCTGTACATCTACGGCATGCAACTGGACTTCAGCACCGCTCTGATCGGCGGAGGCTTCAACTTCACCAACCCCAACGCCAGTCAGACCTGCGGTTGCGGCAGCTCCTTCGCGGTGTGACCCAACGGCGCCGCGTGGGAATCTGAGGAGTGTTCAGCACGCGTCGCCATGGAGTCCAGCCAGGAGAACCTGTTTGACCAGGCCATGGCCCGTTATCAGGCCGGAGCCAGAGCCGCCGAGATCCTGCCCGACTTCCTCAAGATCACCGAGATGGCGCCTCGCCAGGCCGCAGGCTGGACCTGCCTGGCCTGGCTGCAACTGCTCTGCGACCAACCCGAGGAGGCCCTGCGCTCGGCACGGTTCGCGGTGAAGCTCAGCCCCCAGGATCCCCAGGCCCGCATCAACCTGAGCCTGGCGTTGCTGGAGACGGATTCCAAGGGTGTGCGCGATCAGATCCAGATGGTGCAGCAGGTGCTGACCATGGCCCCCCAGATTTCCGATGACCTCAAAGGTGCCCTCGAGGACGGTCTGGTGCGGCGCCCGGGCTGGAAAGCGCTCGAAAAAGTGAAGTCCTGGCTCAACTTCTGACCCATCTCGCGGCGGCGCATCCGATCCATGGGACAGATCCTGCTGCTGAGCAACGGTCACGGTGAAGACGTCTCCGGCGCGCTGATCGGTCAGGCCCTTCAGTCCCTGGGGCATAGCGTTCAGGCCCTGCCACTGGCGGGGCTGGGCCGTCCCTACCAACAGGCCGGCATTGCCCTGCTGGGGCGCAGCCACGAATTCAGCACCGGAGGCATCGGCTACACCAGCCTGCGCGGGCGGCTGACGGAACTGGTGCAAGGGCAGATCCTCTACCTGTTGCGACGCCTGCTGCGGCTGCTGCGCCACAGCCATCGCTTCGATCTGATCGTGGTGGTGGGGGATGTCATCCCGGTGATCGCCGCCTGGCTGACCCGCAGGCCGGTGGCCACCTATCTCGTGGCCTATTCGAGCCACTACGAAGGACGGCTGCGTTTGCCCT
This window contains:
- a CDS encoding glycoside hydrolase family 3 N-terminal domain-containing protein, yielding MSCRPSDPLQRQVAELLVVRASGHLDDQQRRYPQWELSNRELQRLLNSGVGGVILLGGSAMELQQRTRQLQGWSDQPLLLCADVEEGVGQRFEGASWLVPPLALGRLHQNDPEQAIALAESYGHCTADQARLCGLNWVLGPVCDVNNNPANPVINVRAWGEDPTTAGALAAAFQRGLSRGGVLGCAKHFPGHGDTSSDSHLDLPVLPHSRERLEQLEFPPFRAAIAAGVDSVMTAHLLLPQLDPEQPATLSSVVLTDLLRGTLGFNGLVVTDALVMEAITARHGPAEAAVLAFEAGADLILMPADADAAISGISQAIAQGRIPIQRLHQALKRRREALAKVQPPAPALPIPTPEERQLEQHLVAASLEQSGPATIPAAAGINLIRVDAAWPCPALNGSAPALRLPEQQGYRSVVVHGLGVSPWQDDPDAPLALERLGDGPIVLQLFLRGNPFRGERDRQEPWCAAVQQLQRLDRLAGLIVYGSPYLWEALRSMLHPSIPAGFSPGQMPEAQRQLLSRLLQSQAKRPASRDFTD
- a CDS encoding uroporphyrinogen-III synthase; translated protein: MSQPLQNCTVVVTRAADQQGEARRLLQAQGAQVLDLPALVIGPPDDWRPLDDALAELEEFHWLVVSSANGVQAVEQRLQRQGGSLLRRPANLRIAAVGRKTARALDDLGAEADFVPPSFVADSLIEHFPVSGYGLRMLLPRVQSGGRTVLAEAFGEAGVRVVEVAAYESRCPDAMPDGTADALAAGTVDALLFSSGKTAAHTAQLLLQRFGPGWEERLASSKIVSIGPQTSQSCRQSFGRVDGEADPHDLEGLVDACCRLLR
- a CDS encoding glycosyltransferase; its protein translation is MLSFSMIVRNEEARLADCLASVRELADEMVVVDTGSTDATIAVAEAAGARVEQVEWPGDFAPARNTALTFLNGDWVLVLDADEQLRPEVIPSLKALMAQPDVLVINLLRYEVGAAMAPYSSVSRLFRRHPAIRWSRPYHSMIDDSVGELLASEPQWRIADCSEPAILHDGYRPELLAGTDKAERLRQAMQSELDTRPGDPYASAKLGGLMISEGQHDQAIPLLRRGLDQATGDSAERYELLLHLGLALTPRDPSGAVACYRQALDIPLDARISLGARLNLAARLMEQGELDEAIALTQTATQRAPEVALGWYNLGLMLRRRGDIAAALEAYSRAVELDPDNAACHQNRAVALLLGGDIEGARAAFRTAITLLETQGRPVDAQALRSKAQGIVKLDMEPIA
- the zds gene encoding 9,9'-di-cis-zeta-carotene desaturase — encoded protein: MRVAIVGSGLAGLSAAVDLVDAGHKVNLYEARPFMGGKVGSWVDDGGNHIEMGLHVFFFNYANLFALMRKVGAFENLLPKQHTHLFVNEGGDLRELDFRFPIGAPFNGLKAFFTTPQLSWIDKLRNALALGTSPIVRGLVDYEGAMRTIRALDSVSFQDWFVGHGGSPESIRRMWNPIAYALGFIDCEAISARCMLTIFMMFASKTEASKLNLLKGSPHRWLTGPILDYIQQRGGTLHLRHRVKQVEYSDGDTPEVTALQLGTPEGDIRVEADAYLAACDVPGIQKLLPDDWRRFPQFDAIHQLEAVPVATVQLRYDGWVTELGESQDAQRRDVATPTGLNNLLYTADADFSCFADLALASPEDYRKEGEGSLLQCVLTPGDPWIPKSVDEIVAHTDRQVRALFPSARDLKLTWSNVVKLAQSLYREAPGMEPYRPDQRTPIQNFFLAGSYTRQDYIDSMEGATMSGHLAAAAILDQPVRLATNAAVA
- a CDS encoding DUF751 family protein → MREFFLNVTRYPRYLVAFTLGVMNSVAEPLAQRRSNPVTAVALIGALISGFISLSLVLRAMVTSAPMA
- the rbfA gene encoding 30S ribosome-binding factor RbfA; the encoded protein is MAQGRRVERVAALIRKETSELLINGIRDERVHQGMVSITDVEVSGDLQHCKIFVSIFGDQASQPQVMEGLQAASGYLRGELGRRLQMRRAPEVVFQLDRGIEKGTSVLGLLNKLEDERKERGEIPAGSDELPSE
- a CDS encoding iron-sulfur cluster assembly accessory protein, coding for MTSTTSPAPAHTAKDGKGILITEPAMQQLAKLCREQGDQQVLRVGVRSGGCSGMSYTMDFVPASDTLEDDETYDYVAANGQGFRVICDPKSLLYIYGMQLDFSTALIGGGFNFTNPNASQTCGCGSSFAV
- a CDS encoding SRPBCC family protein — translated: MGRWLDHSVTTDVQAPVDRVWAVWSDLEAMPKWMRWIESVKTLEDPDLTDWTLAAQGFRFHWKARITQRVEAQQLHWESVGGLPTKGAVRFYPEPGDRTVVKLSVSYELPMVLAPLMEPSILGGIVTKELQANLDRFRDLVEKGS